In a single window of the Arachis hypogaea cultivar Tifrunner chromosome 6, arahy.Tifrunner.gnm2.J5K5, whole genome shotgun sequence genome:
- the LOC112696505 gene encoding syntaxin-71, translating to MSVIDLLTRVDSICKKYDKYDVDRQKDANISGDDAFARLYAVVDADIEAALQKAEQASKEKGKASAVAINAEIRRTKARLLEEVPKLQRLAMKKVKGLSSQEFAARNDLVLALPERIQAIPDGTPAAPKQTGGWTASASRPEIKFDSDGRFDDEYFQQTEESSRFRQEYEMRRMKQDQGLDVIAEGLDTLKNMASDMNEEMDRQVPLMDEIDTKVDKASSDLKNTNVRLKDTVMQLRSSRNFCIDIVLLIIILGIAAYLYNVLKK from the exons ATGAGCGTCATCGACCTCCTCACCAGAGTCGACTCCATTTGCAAGAAGTACGACAAGTACGACGTCGACAGGCAGAAGGACGCCAACATCTCCGGTGACGATGCCTTCGCCAGGCTCTACGCCGTCGTCGACGCTGACATCGAGGCTGCGCTTCAG AAAGCAGAACAAGCTTCGAAGGAGAAAGGTAAGGCATCTGCTGTAGCGATTAATGCGGAGATTCGTCGTACCAAGGCTAGATTACTGGAAGAGGTCCCTAAACTGCAGAGGCTGGCTATGAAAAAG GTAAAGGGGCTTTCATCGCAAGAATTTGCTGCCCGTAATGATCTAGTTCTTGCATTGCCAGAGAGGATACAAGCTATCCCAGACGGGACCCCTGCAGCACCCAAGCAAACTGGTGGTTGGACAGCTTCTGCATCACGTCCTGAAATCAAATTCGATTCTG ATGGGCGATTTGATGATGAGTACTTCCAACAAACTGAGGAATCTAGCCGATTTAGGCAGGAGTATGAAATGCGTAGAATGAAACAG GATCAAGGTTTGGATGTGATAGCAGAAGGATTGGATACCTTGAAAAACATGGCATCTGATATGAACGAG GAAATGGATAGACAAGTTCCTCTGATGGATGAGATTGATACTAAG GTGGACAAAGCATCTTCTGACCTTAAGAATACCAATGTTAGACTTAAAGACACAGTGATGCAG CTTCGTTCCAGTCGAAACTTCTGTATTGATATTGTTTTGTTGATTATAATTTTGGGGATAGCTGCCTATCTCTATAA CGTGCTAAAGAAGTGA